A genomic window from Alkalihalobacillus sp. AL-G includes:
- a CDS encoding hydrolase, translating to MGSRIMHSIIGNKIAEALSIEDKTSFLLGSVAPDAVLSHEEKNISHFFVGEVQDYSRSVDYKGFLHKYSPQVESKNDYILGYCAHLIADDIWLRGFNLSWLRNRMDADEGLYKLYHNDFLLLNGKLLEHYGFTNELRKPFSHFPAILDLEEVKFKDVEKFVPYVLGDMEYNKEVLNEKLNVFTFNQIVGYIETSVNVGLLKIKPILT from the coding sequence ATGGGTTCAAGAATAATGCACTCGATTATTGGTAATAAAATTGCAGAGGCTTTATCAATAGAAGATAAAACATCTTTTTTGCTTGGAAGCGTTGCTCCAGACGCTGTTCTTTCACACGAAGAAAAAAACATATCACATTTCTTTGTAGGTGAAGTACAAGATTATTCAAGAAGTGTTGATTACAAAGGATTTTTACATAAATATAGTCCGCAAGTAGAAAGTAAAAATGATTATATATTGGGGTATTGTGCACATTTAATTGCTGATGATATATGGCTAAGAGGTTTTAATCTTTCTTGGTTAAGGAACAGAATGGATGCTGATGAAGGATTATATAAGTTATACCATAATGATTTTCTATTACTAAATGGAAAATTATTAGAACACTATGGTTTTACAAATGAATTGAGAAAACCGTTTAGTCATTTTCCGGCAATTTTAGACTTGGAAGAGGTTAAGTTCAAAGACGTTGAAAAATTCGTTCCTTATGTATTAGGCGATATGGAGTACAATAAGGAAGTTTTAAATGAAAAACTTAATGTTTTTACGTTTAATCAGATAGTTGGTTATATAGAGACATCAGTTAATGTGGGGTTATTGAAAATAAAGCCTATACTTACTTAA
- a CDS encoding dihydrofolate reductase family protein — protein sequence MRKVKMINRVSIDGYFASLNEMTGGMDWFVPDNDVDKTTHEMVKADTLIAGKATFELFEASWPPVLRDPNAPKEMKALAQELTDMRKIVFSETMKMSDWENTEFYSSDITEVVKKLKEEDGSDILIMGSGTVVQQLTKAGLIDEYVFILTPVIASGGKPLFKEVNQNGLTFLQAKSFASGNVLLHYAAAE from the coding sequence ATGCGAAAAGTCAAAATGATTAACCGAGTTTCTATTGATGGTTATTTTGCCAGTCTCAACGAAATGACTGGAGGTATGGACTGGTTCGTCCCAGACAACGACGTCGATAAAACTACTCACGAGATGGTGAAGGCAGATACGCTCATAGCAGGCAAAGCTACTTTTGAGTTGTTCGAGGCTTCATGGCCGCCCGTTCTGCGCGACCCAAACGCCCCTAAAGAAATGAAGGCGTTGGCACAAGAGCTGACCGACATGAGAAAAATTGTCTTCTCGGAAACGATGAAGATGTCCGACTGGGAGAACACTGAATTTTATAGTAGCGATATCACTGAAGTTGTAAAGAAGCTGAAGGAAGAAGATGGATCTGACATTCTTATCATGGGTAGCGGCACAGTCGTTCAGCAACTTACTAAGGCCGGGCTAATAGACGAGTATGTGTTCATTCTGACACCAGTCATCGCTAGTGGAGGAAAGCCACTTTTCAAAGAGGTTAATCAAAACGGGCTTACATTCCTCCAAGCCAAGAGCTTTGCATCTGGCAACGTGCTGCTGCACTACGCTGCTGCTGAATAA
- a CDS encoding AraC family transcriptional regulator yields MRTINFTVLPPPKVLRSDIECLRIASHTGSEALDVKVCPNGLPGIVFQLSTDASAAIESIATRSAQISNIPILFLHGQGSEPSVMHFRNKPYTTIQVVFKSHALYTLFGMDASSLNQGFLMPDQFGAKELEKQLLATKTNAERITMLGEFLITKLEKTNKRDELIEQALGFIRLHISTVTVKDLLSAFHISERQFQKRFARVVGMPPQLYIRVKRVNEALRMMNTGQYERFSDIAYALNFYDQSHFIRDIKAFSWVTPKSITNKVSEFHSDEAGSSYL; encoded by the coding sequence ATGAGAACAATAAACTTTACAGTCTTGCCGCCACCAAAGGTATTGAGAAGCGACATCGAGTGCCTTCGGATTGCCTCGCATACGGGTAGTGAAGCACTGGATGTTAAGGTATGTCCGAATGGCCTTCCTGGTATTGTGTTCCAGCTTTCTACTGATGCTTCAGCTGCTATAGAAAGTATTGCGACCCGCTCGGCACAAATCTCGAATATTCCAATATTGTTTCTACATGGACAAGGTTCCGAACCGAGTGTCATGCACTTTAGAAACAAGCCGTACACGACAATACAAGTGGTCTTCAAGTCTCACGCGCTCTATACGCTGTTTGGTATGGATGCATCCTCGCTCAACCAAGGTTTTCTGATGCCCGACCAATTTGGCGCAAAAGAGCTTGAGAAGCAGCTTTTAGCCACCAAAACAAATGCCGAGCGAATTACTATGCTCGGCGAATTCCTTATCACAAAGCTGGAGAAAACGAATAAAAGAGATGAACTCATCGAGCAGGCGCTGGGTTTTATTCGTTTGCACATTTCAACTGTTACAGTGAAAGATTTATTGTCGGCATTTCATATTTCGGAGCGTCAATTCCAGAAGCGTTTTGCCCGAGTCGTCGGCATGCCACCCCAGTTGTACATTCGAGTAAAGCGAGTGAATGAGGCACTGAGGATGATGAATACGGGGCAGTACGAACGATTTTCGGATATCGCTTACGCGCTTAACTTTTACGATCAATCGCATTTTATCCGCGACATCAAAGCGTTTTCCTGGGTTACGCCGAAAAGCATTACGAATAAGGTGAGTGAATTCCATAGCGATGAGGCCGGGTCATCGTATTTATAG
- a CDS encoding FtsX-like permease family protein: MRFKDQFQFVRKNMKKNKSRVFMTILATAMGCAFLIVLASVAFGIQKSVVTDVTQGRLLTEIQVFGKNIDEKVDGITIDDINYLKTVDHVKAVTRRQRVGQTTTYHIGEYMSSGSPIAVDFPSEIKSGFELSKGRLPKSGNEIVVGYNFASSLAKWNGEGKPPVDEKGNVKEKFTYKENVLNKTIELEVKKYEGSEEKAKQFELTIVGIGKKPTKEWVKNQNVLISEKTLSEIEAFTDTRNGILIPPDMQGSKSPDVQPPDERVYSQVKIFADNVENVEGIVETIKKKDYAAYSVASEMKQINLLFLIAKSGLIFIGTIAILIASIGIYNTMTMAVTERAPDIGIMKAIGANPATIKRIFLLESSYIGILGALFGTIVAYGISYGVNLLLPIIFGSAFGEQPPEDFVFSYIPVVLPLICVGICLGVTILSGLRPASRATKVDVLKAMRREV, encoded by the coding sequence ATGAGGTTTAAGGATCAGTTTCAATTCGTACGAAAAAATATGAAGAAAAATAAGTCACGTGTGTTTATGACGATTCTTGCAACGGCTATGGGCTGTGCCTTCCTGATTGTACTTGCCTCAGTTGCATTTGGTATCCAGAAATCGGTTGTTACCGATGTTACCCAAGGGCGTTTACTTACTGAAATACAAGTGTTCGGTAAGAATATTGATGAAAAAGTTGATGGTATTACCATAGACGATATCAATTACTTGAAAACGGTAGACCATGTTAAAGCGGTAACTCGGAGACAAAGGGTAGGACAAACTACGACTTACCATATTGGAGAATATATGAGCAGCGGTAGTCCGATTGCAGTTGATTTTCCTTCAGAAATAAAATCGGGCTTTGAACTGTCTAAAGGACGACTTCCGAAATCTGGTAATGAAATAGTTGTCGGTTACAACTTTGCCAGCAGTCTAGCAAAATGGAATGGTGAAGGTAAGCCTCCGGTCGATGAAAAAGGCAACGTTAAAGAGAAGTTTACGTATAAAGAAAATGTTTTAAATAAAACGATTGAACTCGAAGTGAAAAAGTATGAAGGGAGTGAAGAGAAGGCAAAACAGTTTGAACTGACCATCGTCGGGATTGGAAAGAAGCCAACGAAGGAATGGGTAAAGAATCAAAATGTATTGATCTCAGAGAAAACTTTATCAGAGATTGAGGCTTTTACGGATACTCGAAACGGAATTCTGATTCCTCCAGATATGCAGGGAAGTAAATCCCCAGATGTTCAACCGCCAGATGAAAGGGTATACAGTCAGGTGAAAATATTTGCCGATAACGTTGAAAATGTCGAAGGAATTGTTGAAACGATTAAGAAAAAAGACTATGCCGCCTACTCAGTAGCTAGCGAGATGAAACAAATAAATCTCCTATTTTTAATTGCAAAAAGCGGACTGATATTTATTGGTACGATCGCGATCCTCATTGCATCGATTGGAATTTATAACACGATGACCATGGCAGTTACAGAACGTGCTCCGGATATTGGTATCATGAAAGCGATCGGTGCAAATCCAGCGACGATCAAAAGGATCTTTCTATTAGAGAGCAGTTATATTGGAATTCTAGGTGCTTTGTTCGGGACAATTGTAGCGTATGGAATCAGTTACGGTGTAAACCTTTTGCTTCCGATCATTTTTGGAAGCGCCTTTGGTGAACAACCTCCAGAGGACTTTGTTTTCTCCTACATTCCAGTAGTCCTTCCACTGATTTGTGTTGGAATTTGTCTTGGTGTAACAATTCTCTCTGGTCTACGCCCAGCGAGCAGAGCAACTAAAGTCGATGTTTTAAAAGCGATGAGAAGAGAAGTGTAA
- a CDS encoding ABC transporter ATP-binding protein yields MIEVKKLSHQFAIGKKGKETIVPVLHDISLTVQKGEIVTIVGRSGSGKSTLLNLISGYLKPTSGEIFIDSEKVSDLNESEWANFRMNHLGFIFQSFQLIPSMTAFENVELALTLKGEKEAERKRKTEQILLKVGIQDFMDHYPSELSGGQQQRVSIARALILNPPIILADEPTGSLDSETENELLDFIQQLNRDLDITFLIITHDEKVARIGDRVIELADGAMNEGALHHEV; encoded by the coding sequence ATGATAGAAGTAAAAAAGCTGAGTCATCAGTTCGCTATAGGAAAAAAGGGAAAAGAGACCATAGTCCCTGTACTACATGATATTAGTTTAACGGTACAGAAAGGAGAAATCGTGACCATTGTCGGAAGAAGTGGTTCTGGAAAATCAACGCTACTTAACTTGATCAGTGGTTATTTGAAACCGACAAGCGGTGAAATTTTTATTGATTCTGAGAAAGTCAGTGATCTGAACGAAAGCGAATGGGCAAATTTTCGCATGAACCATTTAGGGTTCATCTTTCAAAGCTTTCAGTTGATTCCAAGTATGACTGCCTTTGAGAATGTCGAACTTGCACTTACCCTTAAAGGTGAGAAGGAAGCGGAACGGAAAAGGAAGACAGAACAAATTCTCCTTAAAGTAGGTATACAGGATTTCATGGATCATTATCCGAGTGAATTATCCGGAGGGCAACAGCAACGAGTCAGTATCGCAAGGGCATTGATCTTAAACCCTCCGATCATATTAGCTGATGAACCTACTGGTAGTCTGGATAGTGAAACAGAAAATGAATTACTGGATTTTATCCAACAGCTTAATCGCGATCTTGATATCACTTTTCTAATTATCACTCATGATGAAAAGGTTGCCCGAATTGGAGATCGAGTTATCGAATTAGCAGATGGAGCAATGAATGAGGGGGCTTTGCATCATGAGGTTTAA